A single Arcobacter sp. FWKO B DNA region contains:
- a CDS encoding NuoB/complex I 20 kDa subunit family protein — MAQHKVNYLQDGGAPIALTTVDKIVNFGRSNSLWPLTYGLACCAIEMMASGASRYDFDRFGTIFRASPRQADVLVIAGTLTKKHAEFLKRLYDQMPEPKWVISMGSCANTGGMFNTYATVQGADRVIPVDIYLPGCAPRPETLQYAVMLLQKKIRRGSIFKSQKPKRLV, encoded by the coding sequence ATGGCACAGCATAAAGTAAATTATTTACAAGATGGTGGAGCACCAATAGCTCTTACAACTGTTGATAAAATAGTAAATTTTGGTAGAAGTAACTCTCTATGGCCTCTTACTTATGGATTAGCATGTTGTGCTATTGAAATGATGGCAAGTGGTGCTAGTAGATATGACTTCGATAGATTTGGTACTATTTTTAGAGCATCTCCAAGACAAGCTGATGTTTTAGTAATTGCTGGAACACTTACAAAAAAACATGCGGAGTTTTTGAAAAGATTGTATGATCAAATGCCTGAACCTAAATGGGTTATAAGTATGGGTAGTTGTGCAAATACTGGTGGTATGTTTAATACTTATGCTACTGTTCAAGGTGCTGATAGAGTAATTCCAGTTGATATTTATCTTCCAGGATGTGCACCAAGACCAGAGACACTGCAATATGCTGTAATGTTGTTACAAAAAAAGATTAGACGAGGCTCGATTTTTAAATCACAAAAGCCAAAAAGGTTGGTATAA
- a CDS encoding NAD(P)H-quinone oxidoreductase subunit 3, giving the protein MSHMDFAHPYFGAFVMFLLTFVAFTATTMLARFVSRKLSSLSHEKLKCTIYECGPEVTKQPNKISTQFYMLALLFILFDVEIIFMFPWAVNFQVLGWFGFVAMIFFLLLLTIGFVYEWRKGALEWHSIK; this is encoded by the coding sequence ATGAGTCACATGGATTTTGCACACCCATATTTTGGGGCATTTGTGATGTTCTTGCTCACATTTGTAGCTTTTACTGCTACAACAATGCTTGCTAGATTTGTAAGTAGAAAGCTATCTAGCTTAAGTCACGAGAAGTTAAAATGTACAATATATGAGTGTGGACCAGAGGTTACGAAGCAACCAAACAAAATTTCAACACAATTTTATATGTTGGCGTTATTGTTTATTTTGTTTGATGTGGAGATTATTTTTATGTTTCCATGGGCAGTTAACTTCCAAGTTCTTGGATGGTTTGGTTTTGTTGCGATGATTTTCTTTCTCTTGTTGCTAACAATTGGATTTGTATATGAGTGGAGAAAAGGAGCACTAGAATGGCACAGCATAAAGTAA